One genomic region from Nitrospinota bacterium encodes:
- a CDS encoding DUF542 domain-containing protein encodes MITRDQTINEITRSYPYTIEIFNRFRVDACCGGAHSIAETIGANGLEDLTSLLHSLNRKTRGLGDKSLAEVIEEIETSHHVYLKQELPALQEILDRLADEAEGGPAAAPALELRRALSAMAVEINEHLFKEERILFPTILRIEAALGGEGRIDQSIFGCGTKGPIDHMHYEHKQAKGGLERIDEALRALEATGTVAEATAMLRPRLERLHDDLLEHIRAEEEDLFPRALDLEEQALAQVGQAPPDSGGRG; translated from the coding sequence ATGATAACCAGGGACCAGACTATCAATGAAATAACCCGCAGCTACCCTTATACCATCGAAATCTTCAACCGGTTCAGAGTCGACGCCTGCTGCGGCGGAGCCCATTCCATAGCCGAGACGATAGGAGCCAATGGGCTAGAGGACCTCACGTCACTGCTGCATTCCCTCAATCGAAAGACACGTGGGCTCGGAGATAAGTCCCTCGCCGAGGTGATTGAGGAGATCGAGACATCTCACCACGTCTACCTAAAGCAGGAACTCCCTGCATTGCAGGAAATATTAGATCGACTGGCTGATGAGGCCGAGGGGGGGCCTGCGGCCGCTCCAGCCTTGGAGCTTCGCCGGGCTTTGTCTGCCATGGCAGTCGAGATCAACGAGCACCTCTTTAAAGAGGAACGGATTCTGTTCCCCACAATCCTGCGGATCGAGGCAGCCCTAGGCGGTGAGGGCCGGATCGACCAGTCCATTTTCGGATGCGGCACGAAAGGGCCAATCGACCATATGCACTACGAACACAAGCAGGCCAAGGGTGGGCTCGAGCGGATCGACGAGGCCCTGCGGGCGCTCGAAGCGACGGGCACGGTGGCTGAGGCAACGGCGATGCTTAGGCCCCGGCTGGAAAGGCTCCACGACGATCTGCTTGAACATATCCGGGCCGAGGAGGAGGACCTCTTCCCCCGTGCCTTGGACCTGGAGGAACAAGCCCTAGCACAGGTGGGCCAAGCCCCCCCTGACTCAGGAGGGAGGGGATAA